A genomic window from Salvia hispanica cultivar TCC Black 2014 chromosome 5, UniMelb_Shisp_WGS_1.0, whole genome shotgun sequence includes:
- the LOC125191248 gene encoding transcription factor PRE3-like has translation MSSRRSRSGSSRITEDQINDLVSRLQQLLPEMHNRRSDKKSATKVLQETCNYIRSLHREVDELSERLSELLENADTTQADLIRSLLMH, from the exons ATGTCGAGCCGAAGATCAAGATCTGGATCTTCAAGGATCACAGAAGATCAAATCAACGATCTCGTCTCCAGGCTTCAGCAACTTCTTCCCGAGATGCACAATAGACGCTCTGACAAG AAGTCGGCGACCAAAGTGTTGCAGGAGACATGCAACTACATTAGAAGCTTGCACAGAGAAGTTGATGAGTTGAGTGAGAGGTTGTCCGAATTGCTTGAAAACGCAGACACAACTCAAGCTGATCTTATTAGAAGCTTACTAATGCACTAG
- the LOC125186642 gene encoding uncharacterized protein LOC125186642 isoform X1 translates to MAMMVMEIVESGNRYIFVEETPSQYGGLSKGDFEAADSVNEIIVKPSAQHIVEFSTNQHGRKVGCWMDALHWQKYWSVVFFPAILGMLLFAAWRSCDLWISLELLVILNQKTNRLL, encoded by the exons ATGGCAATGATGGTGATGGAGATCGTTGAGAG TGGGAACagatatatttttgttgaggAAACTCCATCACAATATGGTGGACTAAGCAAAGGAGACTTTGAAGCAGCTGATAGTGTGAATGAGATTATTGTGAAACCTTCAGCTCAACACATTGTTGAATTTTCTACCAATCAG CACGGAAGAAAAGTCGGTTGTTGGATGGATGCTTTGCATTGGCAAAAGTATTGGagtgttgttttttttccaGCTATACTTGGTATGCTTCTATTTGCTGCATGGCGATCTTGTGACCTCTGGATTTCAT TGGAGTTGCTGGTTATATTGAATCAGAAGACAAATAGATTGTTGTAA
- the LOC125186642 gene encoding uncharacterized protein LOC125186642 isoform X2, whose product MAMMVMEIVERYIFVEETPSQYGGLSKGDFEAADSVNEIIVKPSAQHIVEFSTNQHGRKVGCWMDALHWQKYWSVVFFPAILGMLLFAAWRSCDLWISLELLVILNQKTNRLL is encoded by the exons ATGGCAATGATGGTGATGGAGATCGTTGAGAG atatatttttgttgaggAAACTCCATCACAATATGGTGGACTAAGCAAAGGAGACTTTGAAGCAGCTGATAGTGTGAATGAGATTATTGTGAAACCTTCAGCTCAACACATTGTTGAATTTTCTACCAATCAG CACGGAAGAAAAGTCGGTTGTTGGATGGATGCTTTGCATTGGCAAAAGTATTGGagtgttgttttttttccaGCTATACTTGGTATGCTTCTATTTGCTGCATGGCGATCTTGTGACCTCTGGATTTCAT TGGAGTTGCTGGTTATATTGAATCAGAAGACAAATAGATTGTTGTAA
- the LOC125186642 gene encoding uncharacterized protein LOC125186642 isoform X3, producing the protein MAMMVMEIVESGNRYIFVEETPSQYGGLSKGDFEAADSVNEIIVKPSAQHIVEFSTNQLYLVCFYLLHGDLVTSGFHWSCWLY; encoded by the exons ATGGCAATGATGGTGATGGAGATCGTTGAGAG TGGGAACagatatatttttgttgaggAAACTCCATCACAATATGGTGGACTAAGCAAAGGAGACTTTGAAGCAGCTGATAGTGTGAATGAGATTATTGTGAAACCTTCAGCTCAACACATTGTTGAATTTTCTACCAATCAG CTATACTTGGTATGCTTCTATTTGCTGCATGGCGATCTTGTGACCTCTGGATTTCAT TGGAGTTGCTGGTTATATTGA